CTTTGATGTGGCTGGGCATGTTGTTGCTATTTTtccttgtattattattatctggACATTCATTAATTAAGAGTTTCAGTtactttaaaaacaaaaaacacatctTTCATATTTGCATAAATTCTCTGTGTTCCAtgctatttttctttctcagaAGTATATGGCTCGGAAGAAGACTGGAGAAGAGATGAATTTTACTTATGTGGAGTGTTTGTTGTATGCGTTCCACCATTTAGCTCATAAGGTAATCAGCTTTATATATAGTTTGTTTGCTGATCCGCTCTAGGGTAAGTTACTTAGTCACTTACTTTTGCATGGTGCTTATATGATTCTGTTATTGTACAGGCTCCAAATGCGACCAACAGTTTATGTGGTTATAAGATAGTGACTGGCCAACCATCAGATAGACTTGGTGAGGATTTCTCAGAGAATTACAAGGACTTCACTGAGAGGTAATACCTTGATTaggtttctttgtttatttttttctttacgACTTGCAGAGAACCACATCTCAAATATAGCCTACATGAAACTTAATTGTTGGCATCGCTAGCCAATACAGTATAGGAAGTTACAGCACTTAGATAGTTACCCTGGAGATATGAGTATACCACAGTTCACATTGGATGCATTTCAGTGTAATTTTAATGTGATGGAACGGTCAACACTTGCTCTTTGGTGAAGCTAAGAGGCAGCAAGATCTTGCCTTTTCCAAACAAATTGGATGTTGATATAAGATCTTTCATGATCTCCGTCTGTTGTTTGGAATGTTAGCTATTAACATATATGCTCATGTTGTCATGTATATTATATGTTAATATCTAATATTCTTTTTCTACTCTCCTTTTTGTACTCTTTCCTTCTAAGTTCGAAGAATGATATTTTTACATAATTTATTGTTGTTTCTGGAACATGGCTTTTTAGTTGACATATTTGTGTTGATTATGCAGGTTGAGTAACGCAGAAGAACTAACTAGGGCTACCATGAAAAAGTTAACCCAGGGAATGGCTGAGCATAGCAAAGCAATGGCAGCAGCTAAATCTGATGAAGCAAAGGATAGCATCGTGAGTTGATTATTTGGATATTTTATAGTCTTTGCGAGGTGTAACTTTTAACtatattctttgatttctttcatTTAACGTGCAGAAAACTCAAAAACAGAACACCACAACTGGGCTGCGAACCTGCAATAACATATTGGCAATGACAAAGGTGAGATGTGaatgattttcttttaataaaGTATTCTTGTATGCCTGTATGTCTACTACAAGAActgattattatttaatatttcagcctctGCATTCAAAAACGCCTTCATTTATCGGAGACAAGAGTGTCAATCTCTCTTGGAAAGAAGCAGTGAAACCTTCTGTGTCTTCCACCAGCACTACTGTGGGGTACGTGAAATGACTGTCCCTCTACATATATATCTGTGCTTAACGTTTTTAATTCTGTTTTCCCTGctctttaccttttttttttgtcatccaaTGATCTGTCGTCTGTGTGTTTCATTTAATGTGATTGGTTTGAGCTCTGCAAACAtatgatattatttttatttttgaagagTGTGCATTGCTGTCAAAACAGTTTCTGAACTTTTGCCAGCTGTGGTTGGCGATATTCTTCCTTCATCATATCTGGAAAATTGGATAACTTTATTAGCATTTTCAGACATGAACATGATGTTCTTACATTATACTTGAATTAATACCAAGTAGAAGGAGTTTGATATGTTCTTATTCTGGTGCACCTTTTGGACAGAGGGAAACGGCCTGCTGCCGCTGCCAACGGTTCCGGTAGTTTGGGCAAGAAGGGCCGTGGAGCTGGTGGCATGCAAAATCAACTTGTCAATAGGGCATTGGAAGATATTTCTCATGGAGGAAGGCGTGGTGGCAGGGGCAGGGGCAGGGGCAGGGGCAGGGGCAGGGGCAGAGGCTGGGGTGGACGCGGAAGAGGCTTGGGTGGACGTGGAAGAGGCTACTGGTAGATTTGATTCATGTGCACACAGGAAGAACAGAGTTTCAAAAGAGTTAATATGTACCACAAGAATGGAAATAGAAGTCATGTACTAAACTTTTCTGGGGGAATGAGATTTGATACTTCAGAGGCAGCAAACCAGCTTTTAGATTTATTGCGAACTAACAACAACGATTAATTTGGACTTGTTCTAGTAGAATGGCTTGGGATGGGCTTTTAGCTTCGGATTTAGGAATCGCTTCATGCTTTGCAGTGGGATTATGCGAGTCAGGTTTATGTAAGATGAGGTGTGTGGCAAAATTCAATGTTCAGACGTTTTGAATGTTTTTCCTGTCATTTTGACTGTTTAGATGAAACAACTTGTCCACACAGTATGAAGTATGTTGGTTTTCTTCTTTATGAAGGCAATGTAAGAAATAACCCCACCAAACCCATCTTCAGCAGGAAAACTAAATCAAAATCTGACGGCATAATCGATTGCAGCTTTGTCAATTAACTATATACCAAATACAttgaagtaattttttttaaaaaattattggaaTAGGAGGTAAGGAGGCTTGAAATTCAAGACCTCTATAAGATACAATGCAAATACGCATATATGAGTATTATCTGAGTTATTCGTAGTTTTCATATTCAAGCTTATTGAACTATGGCTAATTGAGCTATTCGTAGTTCTCATATTCAAGCTTATTGAACTATGGCTAATTGGCTATACAGATATTATCCTTAACGTGGCAGAGTTAATATACAGTACTCGTCCCCTACAAAGTCTAACAGTTATGTTAAATGTGTTGACTACAAATAATGGATAAAGACATTGATctctggtctattggctctagAATCTGGTAATCTGTAGCATTTGAAGATCAGTTGGTGAGGAGACCCTATTATTCTGTGGATTGCTGTCAGTATTTGCATCTTCCGAACTCCTGGATTTGCCTTCAACCGTATCTGATGCTTGACCTGGTGCACCATCAGTTCTTGGAGTTTTAGAGTATTCTCCATTAACGATGAAGCTTGCAAGCCTGCGCGCTGTCTTCAAAATACTTTTCTCACTTGAATTTGCACCACTTTGATATGCTTGTTGATGGCGTCGAAAAGTTATCAGCAATCGAGCTATAAAGATTAGCACACAGAGAGAAGAAGTAATGCCGGTGATAAGGTAGAGACCCCAGAAGCTGTGGAGGCTCAGACTCTCAATATGATCGTCTGTTCCGTTGGCTGCACACCCCGTTGTGGAGACAAACCAGGTTTCTTCCAATTCTTTAAGTTTTCCATTCTCTGATAGCTGTAAAATGGCCCTGGAAACGTCGGTGGCTATTGGGGACCCTTTCTGGAATGCCTGCAAAGACAATGTGAAGTGAGAAAATCTGTTTTCCTGATATGAAAATGTGATATGATGTCTAAGTTGCAATGAAACAATTTTGCTTACAAAGGCTAAGCCTCCAAATCTATAATGGTCTGTAATGGTTGCGTATTTTTTGCAGTTCCGGCTCATGAATACTCTTGCATAAGGCAGCTCAAGAAAGGCTGCATCGATGCTCTTGCTGTCAAGTTGGTCTCGATAGTCGTCCTCGCTCttaaaggtaatgatgctatcTGGTTCTATTCCGAGTACTTTGTCCAGATAATTTTTCACGAATGATTCATCATCACTGGCTACTTTTAGGCCGCGTATGTTAGAATCGAAACTTGGCTCCAGTCTATTTACAGTAAGCAGTGAAGAAAGACTAGCAGTGTAGCTTGAGGTTAAGACAAACACAACTACCATCCACACCACGATCACCGCTCTGGTGAAGTTGCTATGAACATTCTCCTCTGCAAAGTAAAAATACAAAGCTTTAAAACGTAGCAGAGTAATGTAATTGGATTAAGATTTCTGATAGTACTGATACTTACTCTGAGCaaagaacaaagaagaagaagtgaacCAAAGTACACTGCTAATCTGATTCTTCCTGCTGGTGCCTCCGAATTCAGGATTGGATCGGTGTTCCAAGAACCAAACAATCAACGTTGTGTAAATGAAAATGACAGCAGTCATTATCCACATTTTCATGGAGAATGGCTTCAAAAACATCCAGTTTGATTCTACCTTAGCTGGAACTATCATTGACAACCCGGACTCCATATATGGCTGCGTAAACTCCACGATTAGCGATCTATCCTCCAATATGGTTATGTCACCAACGGCAGCATCATATTTCTGCCACACAAATcaacatcaaaagaaaattaaaccaTTAGAATGGAATCTTTGATCAGAGTCAAAATAATGCTGCTGTTATCTGCTACAGAAGTCTATTAGTCATTGAGAAACCATTAGAAAAGTCTTGCAGAACAAGTCCCAGAGACTATTCCATGAGAAATTTCAGACCTATTTGCAGCATGTAATTTCTATATGACAGGAAAAAGTAAATTGTAACTTAAGGATCAAGATATTACCTTGTTATAGACATCAACAACTAGATCATCGTAGCTTCCTTCGTGACTCACAAACTCATATGGTAGATGATAATCCAATACACCAATCACCTGCTTGAATAATTCAATGCAGAAACCATCATATTTTATCTCCCCTGATTCTTCACAAGTAGTCTTCACAAAGTTATCAAATGTGAGTCGTGTTGGTACTCCAATCCTCAAAGGCTTCACAGCAGTAGGAATAGCCCATCCTTTCGGAGCGCGGGTTAGATCCCCAGGCCAAATCACTGGACCTGCCAGACCTCTTGTACCATTAGCAGCTTCACCATTTTCGCTTATTATCAGTGTTCCATTAATCGAAAACCCTGATTTCGGCACCCAGAAGTCTAGTTCCTTGTATTTCTTTCCAATCACATTTACAATCTTCAACTCCGGCATAGAGGATAGCTGGCCTGACCTGAAACTTATTTCGCCACTCAAGCCGGTGAAATTGGTTGATAAAATAGTTTCTAAGAGCATTTTTGAACTAGTAGAGTTAGTCATTCTCTTCACGGCCCTTGCGACAGTAATGATGCTATCATAAGCTCTTAAAGCATGAATTCCTAActgaaaatcttcttcttccgGATAATTGTGCCAGAAGGTATTCCGGAATTGAGTCCTCAGTTTTTTGTAAAAGCGACTATTGTCATCATAAGAAGTCTTGATTCCTAAAGCACCTTCCATGGATGAAATAACAGAACTATCAACAGAGTCAAGTAAATCTGTAATGGTGTCTGTGACTATCCACACCGATTCTCTCCCCACGAGCCCCATCTTCTTTGCTTCTTTAAACAAATGAGTTGTTGCAGGCAATGATGACTTAAGAACTATAAAAACCCGAGATTGCACCTTCAGTAGCTTTATTAGCTCTTCTTGTATTGCTTCTTTTGGATTAGACAGTAAAGCAAATGGTGGAAGAACCAACCTGTACTCGATCtccaaaccattgttttgcagtGCTCCAGATAAAACATCTAGCTTTCCAGAACTACCACCATA
This genomic window from Tripterygium wilfordii isolate XIE 37 chromosome 9, ASM1340144v1, whole genome shotgun sequence contains:
- the LOC120006175 gene encoding glutamate receptor 2.9-like — its product is MCTVSSYVVKPQLPSSSISVNSVSRACFLLCLFFSHGAGAAIDGGSSNSITSIGAIIDLSSRIGKEEKTAMEIAVQNFNNYSKDNKLELFIRDSVGGGPLKAAFAAGDLIKQNKVKVIIGMETWEEAALVADVGSSAQIPIISLASAATTPPLMPVRWPYLVRMVGDGVEQMRCIASIVQSYNWRRVVVIYEDDAYGGSSGKLDVLSGALQNNGLEIEYRLVLPPFALLSNPKEAIQEELIKLLKVQSRVFIVLKSSLPATTHLFKEAKKMGLVGRESVWIVTDTITDLLDSVDSSVISSMEGALGIKTSYDDNSRFYKKLRTQFRNTFWHNYPEEEDFQLGIHALRAYDSIITVARAVKRMTNSTSSKMLLETILSTNFTGLSGEISFRSGQLSSMPELKIVNVIGKKYKELDFWVPKSGFSINGTLIISENGEAANGTRGLAGPVIWPGDLTRAPKGWAIPTAVKPLRIGVPTRLTFDNFVKTTCEESGEIKYDGFCIELFKQVIGVLDYHLPYEFVSHEGSYDDLVVDVYNKKYDAAVGDITILEDRSLIVEFTQPYMESGLSMIVPAKVESNWMFLKPFSMKMWIMTAVIFIYTTLIVWFLEHRSNPEFGGTSRKNQISSVLWFTSSSLFFAQKENVHSNFTRAVIVVWMVVVFVLTSSYTASLSSLLTVNRLEPSFDSNIRGLKVASDDESFVKNYLDKVLGIEPDSIITFKSEDDYRDQLDSKSIDAAFLELPYARVFMSRNCKKYATITDHYRFGGLAFAFQKGSPIATDVSRAILQLSENGKLKELEETWFVSTTGCAANGTDDHIESLSLHSFWGLYLITGITSSLCVLIFIARLLITFRRHQQAYQSGANSSEKSILKTARRLASFIVNGEYSKTPRTDGAPGQASDTVEGKSRSSEDANTDSNPQNNRVSSPTDLQMLQITRF